TAAGTATAATCGACCGTTGTCACATTAATAGCCTTCTCACAACCCTTTATTTTGTGGAACCCACATAAACTTTGCATGAAATCCGTAATAATAAGTGAATGAGATAGAACTATCATTACAGTGTCATTGTCCCTAATAGTAGATTTTTTACAAATTTgatatttacatatctcatacaTTTTTGTCGTAATGCTATAAGTTTATGAAGTCTTATTTTCTCTCGAACAAACATACTAGTACTACTGATTTTCTCCTTGCACATAAACCTAGCATACCGGGGAAAatgttttcccaaaaaaatagaaaagaaaacacAATCTATGTACAAAATTACAAATCATGCAAGATCTCTGATCTCCCATTGCTTGCTATAAGAAATCCACATCCCAAGAGACACGAAAGCTaataaatgggaaaaaaaaaaagaggggaaGATCAGAAATGCCCAAAATGTGTGGGGGCTTATTTATAAATACCAACTTTCTATAATAACTTCCACGACCCCAACTACACCCACCCTAACCGTTGTCCCCTCTTCTCTCCTTCTTCCCCATTTCCCACACTTCCTTCTCACTCCTTTAATGGCGATTCTGCAGATGGCTTCTCTCCTCATCTCTCTTCTCTTCCTGGGTAATCTCCTCCTACCCTTTAAGTAATCTATTCTTATTGATTAATCTTGGGTTTAAACAACCAATGTGTTATTAAAATGTATGCTAATTGCAGGTAATTTTGCGTCGGCGACGGTGTTCACCGTCCAAAACCGCTGCAGCTACACGATCTGGCCCGGCACATTATCCGGCAACGGCGTCGCAGTCCTCGGCAATGGCGGTTTCGCCTTGCCGGCGGGCGCCTCCGTGCAGCTCCAGTCGCCGCCGGGGTGGTCCGGCCGGTTCTGGGGCCGCACTGGCTGCAACTTCGACGATTCCGGCGTCGGCAACTGCAGCACCGGCGACTGCGGCGCCCTGAAGTGCAGCGGCGGCGGCGTCCCGCCTGTCACGCTCGCGGAGTTCACCATAGCCTCCGGCGCCGCGGATAAGGACTTCTACGACGTGAGCCTCGTCGACGGCTACAATGTCGGAATGGGGGTGAGCGCCGCCGGCGGCACCGGCGACTGCCAGTACGCCGGTTGCGTGGCGGATCTGAACCAGAACTGCCCGCCTGAACTTCGGGTCGTGTATTCGGGTTCGGTGGTCGCGTGCAAGAGCGCGTGCGCGGCGTTTGAAGCGCCGCAGTTCTGTTGCACCGGCGACCACGCGACGCCGCAGACGTGCGCGCCGACGCAGTACTCGGAGATGTTCAAGAGCGCGTGCCCGAAGGCTTATAGCTATGCTTATGACGATGCCTCGAGTACCCGTACTTGTAGCGGGTCGGATTACTTGATCACTTTCTGCCCGATCGGGTCGTCATGATTTATGATTGGCGTAATTTTTCCATCATCTTCCTCGTATGTTTTAgatcttataaatatatatattttttaatagaattttAGGGTAGTTTTGAATTTCTCATACTTGGATTGCGGGGATTTATTGATTGGATTTTCATATAATTGGTTTCTTGTAATGGGTTAGTCGATAAAGATTAATATTTCTTTAATTTGGTAGGAATTAATTAATATCGTATTCGTATGCAATACTTTGTTGtgcttaaattttatttatttattaaaaatttgcAAAGTTCGATACACTCTATGAGAGTGACAcatctcttttttattttttcttttttctttttttcaatgtCTCTGCAatacatttttttaaaactaatatATTTAGACGACAACTTGTTAATAGTGTGTAAAAAATATATTGTATTAGCTTACACGTCAAATTATTAATGGTGAAATATTGGGCTTGCATGTGGGCTTGTGccctattttaattttttttttttttttttatgggagAAAACATCATTGTGctaatatttttattcttttaataTTATTGCTCTCTTGACACCGTGATTGGTGTAGAAAAAGAGGAAAttgaaataaatgaaaaaaaaaaaaattctttaccaaacgaaatttttttaaaaaaatcctgAAAAATACTTCCCCTATTTTAATAAACCAGTCCCTCAAAAATGGGAGCAAGCAAAAGAAAATTATTATGCAAATTGAGCAATAATCActtcatttatttttcttcttcattcaCCAAACAAGTGTAGAGCATACTTTTAGTCTTGCTATCTACCTAAAACCACTACGTGCAAAGGCCCAATAGAGTTAAGAGGTTGCAACATATTATTTTGAATTAGGGTATAATATAGTTAATTGCTGGAttaagatattttagggtttttatttgggctacatataaatttttaattgaggATAAAAAATACAAAGCAGTTGTTAACAAAATATAGCGGAGATTTTTATCTACTTTCCTTGCCTTTCCTTACTTCATATTGAATACAACCTAAATGTTACGGGGGCTCCTTTCTAGTTAATTGAAAACTCGTTGAACTTGGACTACAAAATGAGAGATAGCACATCTTTCATCTCACACCCTTCTAGAGGTATAAGTGAGTTAAGTCTACTCAAGAGCTATTCAGATTCGACTCGTTTCTTAACTCGACTTAGCTCAATTTTGTTCAAGTTCAAGTCAAGTTCAAGCTACTAAAATATTTTAATGAATTGAGTTCGAGCTTGGTAATAGTACTCAAGTCGAGTTTCAAGCCTAATCaagatttttaattttattaacaagacatataatatttattttataaataagtTTATTGTATATACTTTACACATATTTGTGCttgtatttaatattaatttataattgagTTGAGTTTAATCAAGTTAAACTCAAGTTTTAATAACTTAAAGCTGAGTCAAGTTTGAGTGTTTTACTGTATAAACTTGACCCAACTCGAATATACCCGTCTCACTTCTCCCTCAATATGGATTGAATAacaatttaaaaaagaaattgagCAATGATCACTTCATTTGTTCACCTACACTAAAACCACACTTTCCTCCATTTTCTTTCTTCACCATTTTGCTATTTCCTAGTTTGCTTGCTTTCACACCAAACACTGCCTCAATGTCATGTGGCTCCAAGGAGTCTTAAGCATTGCCATAATTGGGCGAATCCATCAATCAACAATTGGATTGGCTTAGCAAGTTATTTTATGGTACATTTTGTCGGTTCAAATGATTGTTAACTTTTCCCATCCTACTTGTTTGGAGGTAATTAGGTTTAAGAGTTTCCTGGAAGGTGCGATTATTAAGGAATCCGAAGCCACACCATTCTAATTATTCAGAATAATTACAAAAACAGATCTTACATTTCCTAATGTTACCTACACTAGACCATACCTTATCATGGTTTTCTTGATCCCATAATTATGAACATTTatcataattatattttaatttattttatgcacGAGTATGAATTTCAAACCTCTACTTGAATTAGTGTGGATTTGAAGAAAACCCAATATAATTTTACATATGCTTCATTCAAATCATGGACCGTGGCACATAAttgccataactttttttttaaaaaaaattgcaattTCATACTTGACTGTTGACTGCCCTcgctcttcttttttttcttgttgGCTACACTTGATTTTGTGATATTTTGCCTAtataaaggctaaaaatgaacAACATTCCAATAAGAATTGGGTCGACCACAAAAATGAACTCTACTACTAATCAACCCATAAATGGTGAACTCACAAAATTTAGGATAATTGTTAGTCAGGAATGAATTgcaaattttttctttctttttggcaAGTTCAACAAGTTAAATGTCAAGAAATATAGGCTGAATGGGTGATGTGATCATCAAAGGCATACTTGGGCTAAACCTACACATTCATTCCCAATTGGGCTCGATCTCGGGGGGGTAAAATTATACAGAGAACCAGCATAGAAATTGAGCCAACCTTAAATTGCAAATAACTCGCAAACTGGATTGGCCCGATCGACTGCCCACCGTGTGTCTCATGCCTAGGTACAAATAGTATATATTTCCACAACATTGGGCTTGAAACTGGACTAGCTATAATATCCATCTTTTCACTAGTCAGCGACCAACAGCCAAAACGCATTACAACAAATAGAACCATACCATACCATTACTGCATTTAGACTGAGTTTCTACAGCACGCCCTCTTCCCATTTAAAACTGAGGGAAAGGCACAAACCCAACATGAGATGAGGAAGAATGACAAGAACACGAGGCTTTCCCTTATGTTTTCTTGGGAGCCTTTGGCCAAATCTGATATCCATTAATCTCAATAAACCTCTATTAATTTCTTTCctccgcttttttttttttttttttttttttaattgacgAATTTTCCATACATTGCCAACTTCCCCTACAGTTTGACTTTCATCTTCGAAAGTGCAAACACAGAAAACAGCCCCACCCTATCCTCTTCTCCTTCAATGCACTTCAAGACCGGGTGGAAGAAAAACTACACCTACAGGCACATATATAGTACGTGCCAACTTTTCCTAAGACAATAATCAAGAggaaaaaactagaaaaattaCAAGCAAAATGGAGATgggaaaaagacaaaaaaaaaaaaaactagaccTGCCGACTTTTTACATCTGTTCCTTTAAAGGAACTGTCCCTAGAAGGAACAAACCCTTTCCACAAGCGACTAAACCAGGGTAATTTCATCTCACCAGAGCCGGTGCAGTGACCATGGCCTTCCTCTTCACTGCTGAATAGGGTTTGGTCTGAGCAGTCAAGTGATGCTCCACATGCCAAGTTGTAAGCTGTACACGCCGAATGGCATACTCTCAGCCTGTTATCACCATCCCCATCGCACTTCTGGATTGAGATCTGGAAAGCATGGATAGAAATAATTATTCTTATTCAATTTACAACGACAAAGAACAGTCCCTGGAGAGATCATTCCACTGAATGGAAATAATTTCTAACCTTAGTTGGTGATTGAAGCGGGTAATGAGTTTTGCAgcgtacatttttttttttttccagaatcAGATTTGCATTTAAAGAAGGGGTGTGAAATTTTAGCTTTGAAATGGAATTATGGTAATGAATAGAAATGGTCAAGTAAGAGACAGGCAACTTACCCAGCAGGCTAGCCGCTTAGCAGCAGTGTCACAGTAGCCATTGTCAACGTAGCTAAATAACTTCCGAGCACCAGCTGGGAATAACCGATGATAGTTGGGCATAACCACAACATCTTCCAACTGCTGCAATGTACTTGGTTCACTAGGGGCACAGTGCAGCCCCGAGAGATCAGCCTCCAGCACATCTTTGCAGACTGAAAGACCATTGAGGAGAAGGGAGCTGTTCTGGCATGTGTACCCTGCATAATCAGAGCAACGGAACTCACAAACTCCATTATCACAGACCCCTCCATGAAGGCTGCATTGTTCATCGCAGACAGCTGCATGTGGCCCCAAGCACAATGTCAGGATGAGAAAAGAAACTACAAATAACTCACTTAAACTAATATTTATACGTGCGTCTGCAAGGCACAATTTCAGAGAAGGCCAGTTAGTTTACATTATCAACAATGATGTCTAAAAGACGAGCTTAAAAAATATTCAGAGTTTAGGATCAGCTAACATGTAGCCTCATGCACATGCCAATGATGCCATTCACCGTGAGGTAACACAACAATTGAAAAAGTTCGCTTTACAAGCTAGTAacttaattattaatattttcagCATCAACAAACCAGTTGACTGCTATTCAACCATTATCACAACAAAAGAATACCAAAAGTACAACTCATTGAACAGCAATATAACCTTTAATATATAACTTACCTGTAGAGCAGTCAATGCCAGTATACCCATCTTCACATTGACAGATCCCATTCAAATGACACTTGCCATGTCCATTACAATTGCTAGGGCAGGAACCTGCACATGGTAAAGTTTACAGTTTgaattttacaataaaaaaatagttTTCTGTTGAATTTCTTAAAATAATGCTCAGTGAACTAAAATAGTATAGAATGTGTTGGGGGGAAATCATAAGAGCTCACGTTTACTACAGTCATCCCCATGAAACCCTAGAAAGCAATGACACCTTCCCTCAGTGCAGTCCCCATTGAAACTACACAAATTGGGACATTGCCCAGATACAGGAACCAAGGCCGTGCTACAGAGTTCATGGTAAGCCGGGCAAATAAGTTCACCTACAATTGGAGAAAAAAAGAAGAATGTATAAAGATCTAGAGGGAGAAGTTAATACTACCAACAGTGGGCAGATCAAACAACAGAGTTACCATTGAAGCCAGGGAATTGAACTGGCCCACCAGCTTCAGGACATGCTTTCCAAATACCATCCACAGCAACCTAACAAGAACATGATCAgaattatattataaataaaattgcAGCATATAAAGAGGATCGCTATAATTTTCAGAAGAGCACTCATCTTGCTTGGTTAAGACAAGCAAAAGAACATCCTGCCTGACCACGGTCAGAGAATCTTAGATATCTAAAGATAGCCGCTCACTTGacatattatttatattttaacaaataaagaaaaattataagCATAACCTCAATATAGACAGGCAAGCCTGCTTTAATCTACATTGCAAGTGTGCCTAGCAATTCTTGGACCCTAAGTTTAGGTAGTATAGCGCTTCCTTAGGGTGGTCACCGTCACACACTAAATGCCAACAGTTGACATGTTTGTGGCCACCTTACTTCAGCACAAGCTCATAGCATCATGCATTAGCTCATGTTAAATCAACCAGGAAGCAAGTCCAACAATCAATATGCATGATACAGATTAAAGCCCTAAAagaaaccataaaaatagtagaGCTCCAATACCTCTAGCGAATTGTTTATACACCTGTGCTGATAGCAACCATTTCCCTGGGTCATGGAGCCCCGTACAAATCCAGTACGCACTAATGATGAGGCCATACACCTACATATTTACAAAAAAACCATTAGCAAAATTGTACAAAATTATAGAAATACCGTACCTTAGATCTACAATGGTATAGAAAAAGAACATCAACTACCTACTTCTCTAGGTGGCTACCCTCCAAAGTCCCAATTAAGCCAAAATTTCCAAAAGGCATTCTCTAGATCCACTTAGATGAGGGATATTGAGGAAATAGTATCACTGGTTACTTCTACCAAAACATCCTTCCCTCTAGCCATGGCTATTTCTCCTTATACTAAaactatattgttatattgtGTCGCAAATCAATTTAACTGAAATTAATACCAATGTTTATAATCTATCAATGCATCATGTGGTGGCACATTACTACCATAAGAAGTTCCCACTACATATCTAACCTGGAGCTACTCCCCCGCACTTCACCCAACATTCTGTCAGGTGCCCGGGCACTATTAGCATCTGTACATGACCCATCTGAGTAAGCCACAAAGTAAGTGCAGTAATCCGCCAAAGATGATTGCCCACCTGCAACAGCATGTTACAGAAGCTAAAGCAAGATTGGGTAAAGGCCCAAATCACTTGAAATGAAGGTAAAAAACATCAGGAGCAAACCTTTGTTAGCCTGTGGAAAATACCGGGCCCATTGAGGGAGGTCGCCACTATAACTTACAATTGGGCAATAACCCTCTGCCTCCCTGTTATACGTACAGCCAGACAACTGTGTGCTATTGCAATGGTATGCACCCTTCCAGAGATTGCAAGGCAAGGTAACAAAGTCAGTTCCCTGGTTGCGACCCCAATCAAGACGATCTGCCATACTATAATTGGCCTCATACCATCCGCTGTCCTCCAATAAAGCCAGCGTCATTTTTGAAACGACTGATCTTGTATCAACCGATCCGGTCATGATCTCGTTCATCAGAAGCCGTTTTTCCCAGTGGGATCCTGCAGGAATATTATGAATTGCACAGCAACTATTAAACTGCTTAATGCTGCCACAAAGAATTTGTCAAGCGCTAACAAATGCTAGTGTTCACCACTCAAAATAAATTTCACAAAATGTAAGTATAAAAAAGTATGCATTTGCTTCATTTTCTCATATTTTGCCTCTAGATATTAGTTTTGCCTACAAATTAATCTTGCATCATCTAACCCAAAATCACAATAGATCATGTTATGGAACATGTAATCAGTTTAACACAACTCGTACATGCGTCAGTGACAAAATCTAATAGTTAATGATAGCCAACACAAATAAAGGAAGAGGAGGAAAACCTGATGTGCCACGGCCTCCCCCATCTTCTAGCTCTAGACCAGTGAAATTCTCAGAGAATGCCTGCCAGAAAAACACTCATTAAGAGTGGTTTCTTCGTCTGTTTGCTTTTGGAAATCATGACCACATAAAAAATTTAAGGCCCGTTTAATTAAGGGTTCAAAAacaaatttcatttattttttaaaatgaaaacagGGGATTGTATCATGTTTTTTTTACACTAAAAAACACATTTGGTTAGTTGTATACAAATTGCACCCAAAAATGAAAACAGCCAAACTTAGTTGAGGTTGATCCAAGTGACAAtttgtcaataataataataataattacggTTATTATTTAAAAATGGGTTATACCCATGTCTTCATTGCATATGGAAAACTTTATCTGAAAACAAGGGAACACTTTAAGATCATTCCTAAAAATCTACATTTTTTAAAGGTGTTTCTGGATGCGTTTCCAAAAAACAGTTTTTTGAAAACACTAAACCAAACATGAATTTTGTGAATTCTTTGTATCCCGTGTTTCAGGATATAGAAACTGCATCCAAAACCTTAACCAAACAGGACCTCAGCATTGCATTTTAGGAATATGAATTTGGAACTGAAAAAATTTGAAATGTTTGGTTTCAGACAAACATTAATACATAATATGGAgttttatccaaattcacacaATTTCAAATTCTTAgcctcaaattccaatttccaaatgcaatgtaaaaaaaattctaaaactgaattttttacaataaaaaatgtTGCAGCATAGCAAAGATGCATTCAGTTACCCCATAATGATATCGTGCGTGCATGACAACATGCGGAAGAACCACTCGTGTTACCATCCGCCCAAGTTTTTCATCCATTACTTGTTCAATGACCTACAAACAGAGATCCACATAACACAAGTTCCAAACTGACGGCAACGAAAAATTTCGTGTGAATGCTAAATAATTGATGAACACTATGCTTAAGTGAGCTGACAAACATGGAAGATAGTAttaaaagcaaaataaaattttaatttcacaaaAATCTGCGTTTTACTTTTTTAATATTCTACGTAGTAATCCATTTTATCTTCTGATAACTTCTTAAAAAAAGAACATCATACTGTGGGGCAGGGGGGGGGGATGGTTTTGCATCATAATTTCAAATGGATTACCTGACTGCGCCTTCTTTTCCTCTCATCCCGAAAATGTGCAAAGGCATGGGGATCAAAACCAAGAACATGCATGACCTGGAATATTGGAAAAAGAACCAATCACAACAAGAaaagtattttatattttttttttttattttactgcATTAAGAAACCATCTGACCTCATGAATGAGTGTAGCTGAGAGTAAGGTCTCAGCTTCTGCAGTCAAGTGGCGAGGAGCAACATTCACGTGTCCTATAAATGTAATAATAAATTAATAGTTGATATTAGGCTATGATGCATGACAGACACAATAATGATTCATATCATACAATGCTCCATCATAAGATTACCTGCAATTGCACGGCCCCATTGATCACGCTCACATGCCACTGCCCATGCAAGAGTGTTGCCTGTGGTTGGCCTTGTAGTTACCAGAAGAACTAAATCCGCATCAGCAACACCCtctgatgattttttttttttttaaatgttagttttaaaatataaacaataatTAAAAGCATAATTAAACGGCCAAATGGTTACAACAAATAGGTCAGCAATACAGATGAATGTGACATAACAAAGTTACCTTCTACATATTCACGTGGAAGCTGTACACCTCCATCTTGTCCACATGCAGAATATCCACTCAAACGCAGGTTCCCTTTTACAGGCTCGACAGCTAAGGCTCTTCTAAACCAGTCGGCTGTCTGTCCTAAAGCCTGTGTTAAGTTGCTGTAAAACATTAGCATCAATTTTTGACAAGAAAACCATAAAGTACCACCTTCGGAGATTTCAAAACGAGCTACTCTTTTCTCAGTTCGTTTTGTTAGGCAGCattaattttgagttatgaggtCAGAATGCCAAACCATGCATTCAGCTAAGACCTCATAGAGATGCACAAACATATGGTGTTAATGTGGATTTGCACAGCatcataaaagaagaaaatattttagaataaaACCTTATGAAGGCGACGCCTTTTATCTTCCCCAGCTATATCATCCACAGTGCAGTTATACCAGCAGTCAGCAAAAATTGGAGGATCTTGATGAGGATTGCAAGAAGGTTTACCAGAAAAGGAAGCGGCAGGAGGCTCCCCAAGCTGGagtaaaaaaagaataaaaaataaaaatgaacacaaAGCCGATGTTAGCTCCACGATGACTTGGGTACAGACCACAAATTATAGATTGATTGTCAACACTCACCTTCACAATGTCACCAACATTTTGACAGTCTCTCTCAGATGAGTGACCGACAGCatcataatttaaatatattctaATGGGCTGCTTTACATCCTTTTGTAGTTctggaaattttgaaatttcaagcaATGTCCTTCCTCTGCGGTGTAAGGGTTTCAAGACAGCAGACTCCTCATACACTTGTGGACTGACAGAATACACCCTCAGACCTGGTCGCCTCCGATGTTCAAGTATCTGATCGTGGATGCAAGAATGTGAAGCAAtgttttcactttctttttcCTGGCCTTGCCATTGCAATCGATGTTCTTGCAAATTTGCTTTAGCAGCTTTAAAGCATACCACTAGCAGAACCACCTAAACATGAAAAATAAAAGCTTCTGTAAGCACAATCAAAAAGCATCCCACTTTATGGTTCCACAAAAGATAAAGGAATTCCCTCTAGACTTCTCAAAACAATACCTTTACCATATGTTGGAAAGCTTGGAATTTGGACCCTGGATGGAATTGATGAGGAATTGGACAAAATGCAGTATAATCACATTTGAGTTtcatccaaatccacacaaatccaaatccaaggcctaaAATTCATACTCCTAAACACAACTTAAGGAAAACGTTTTCCTTTAAACAAGAATAAATTTAAGAAGTAGAGAGGCTTTTTGCGTAATGAAGCAATGTAAGAGACATGACGAATTTTCCCCAAACATTCAAAGCAAATTATGCATAGAGATTAATGGAAGCACGAAGAAAaaagttttttgaaaaatagaaaatttccaGCAAGTATTTACCAACAGAAAAAGGGCAGGTTTAGTACTTATATATATGAACTCAAAATCATATCAGCCCATACCAAGCAAAAGGCGAAATCTTTGAACTCCATAAGCTAATTTGACCTCAACCTAAAAAAATAGTTACTGAGTGCTACTTGTTGACCCAAATTTTCTTGAATCTAACCAAACCTAAGTACCACCATGGTGAAACCTAAAGCCTAGATCCACGAGGACCATGAACGCCAACTAGTTTTCACGAAGAAAAGCGATcaacaaaaatttaacaatcGAAGCAAAAAATTTGACAATCAATGCAACTAGGGTCGCTCTCGCAATTTCAGCACTTTCCTAATAGTTTTCCAGAGGatgggagggagagagagagaaagaaaaagataGAGAAGGAGAAGAATAAGGAAACCATTAAACGTCCAAAAGACATCCCATATCTCCTGAAAATACCTtaaataaaccctaagccccaattttatttttaatgaagtGCTGAATTGGAAATCTGAGAACTGGACCAACTGGTTGAAGGAGTCTTAAAAATCCAAACGAAGCATAAGACTTCTTCTTTCGGACTTGATTTCCCCAAATATTCAACCACGGAATTACTTTCTTCTAAAAAATTTGAACAACTAAAAACCCCAAAACCCCACTACACGTTTGAAAGTTTATACCGAAATCCGAGAAGTTACCTCGAAAATGACGACGGCGGCGAATCGATTCTTAGGCCGGAACCTGAGTGCAGAAGAAGCAAAACATGAACTAGTCCGACCGTTCACCTCCATCGAATGGCGGTGTTTGGCGAGAACGCCAGCGACGTCGTTTCCATCAGATCGCCGGTGATTTTCCGATCCCCTCCGAGACCAAGAAAACCCGCAGGCTGAGGCGCATTTCAGCTCTTTCAACCAGTAATTCACAAGCAAAACAAACGGAAACAGAAGGCGAACAGCCGTTCAAGCAGATAGTATACTCCAGCAGGCGGCGAAGTagaaaaaatcccaaaaagataCGTTTATCTATGTACAGTTCAGGCAGCGACGGCAGCGGGAGCGGGGGCAGGGGAGCGGCTGAGAGACAAAAATTTAAGGGAGGGAAAGGATGAGAAGGCGTTGGTGCTCTGGGAGAGAAGAGAAACGAAAACAAACATTAGAACAGTAAGAAGTGAAGGAGATGAAGACGAAGAGAGGGGTTAAGGTGGGGCCAAAAGCGAGTCAGATTCGGTGGTGgtgggtggtggtggtggtggtggtggaggagGTGGACCGGTGATAATTTTCCCTTAATATAAAAGATTACGGAAATCAAATATCGCGGAGCCATTATAATAAATGCCCTCGGCTCCTCCCCTTCACTTCCAAATacccctttcttttctttttattccaactttttcttttctttttttaaattttctctgCACAAAAAAGTCTTTTTCATGGGAATTACATATTTTTTCACGGTCAATAGTAAATACTAAATAGGCAAGAAAATGCGTGCCtaggtcaaaactcaaaagaaggttattatattattaaaattcaaatgttagtttattattattgcgaaaataaaatattaatatttaccgTATTTTGAAAATAGGCAGACCCATAAATAGGGATGGATTTTATCTATGGTAATAGCCGTTTTGATACTCTTTTATCATGATTCTTTTCATAATATTAGCaaaagaattattttttattactatgtATTTCACAAAATTATgtaatttgtttatttttaaaaaaaaattataattattaaagtAATTATTAAGAAATGGTTGGAAGAGATCACATAATTACGTCAGTATCGCATATTAAATGCAATAAGACAAATTACctaaaatatttcaaatttaaaattactTGCTAGTTAATAATTCAATTTAGTATAATGAAACTCGATCCTGATGGAGCAAAATGAAAACAACAGGAAccaattttaaatttattttcttactcttcaaaaaacaaacaaataaatgcAGTTGCTGCAATAATTGGAGtaacaaatatatttaaatttaagttattttaatttaatttggcttaatattgaatataaaattggTACAAGAAAGTGATTTGTTGTTGAAATCAAATATTTAGAATAAAAGTTGTTTAAATTGTTCTAATTATATGTAGTTCTTAACTTTTTCATCTTATAGTCATTATTATTATGAGTCATGAATTATTATGAAGGATTTAGATGCCTAGTTTGAGTTTCAGAgaccggaaaaaaaaaaaaaaaaacactatttTTACATGTAGGATATCCAAAGCAATTTATTTTACACTGGAGAGCACaagaaaaacaaattttcaataaaattttgtattaattttatactCTAATCATTAATAAGTGACTTTCTATTTAATGACAAAGCAACAACAAATACTTCATCTAATTCTCTCAATAAATTACTCTCA
The sequence above is a segment of the Malania oleifera isolate guangnan ecotype guangnan chromosome 8, ASM2987363v1, whole genome shotgun sequence genome. Coding sequences within it:
- the LOC131161864 gene encoding pathogenesis-related thaumatin-like protein 3.5 gives rise to the protein MAILQMASLLISLLFLGNFASATVFTVQNRCSYTIWPGTLSGNGVAVLGNGGFALPAGASVQLQSPPGWSGRFWGRTGCNFDDSGVGNCSTGDCGALKCSGGGVPPVTLAEFTIASGAADKDFYDVSLVDGYNVGMGVSAAGGTGDCQYAGCVADLNQNCPPELRVVYSGSVVACKSACAAFEAPQFCCTGDHATPQTCAPTQYSEMFKSACPKAYSYAYDDASSTRTCSGSDYLITFCPIGSS
- the LOC131162275 gene encoding uncharacterized protein LOC131162275, giving the protein MEVNGRTSSCFASSALRFRPKNRFAAVVIFEVVLLVVCFKAAKANLQEHRLQWQGQEKESENIASHSCIHDQILEHRRRPGLRVYSVSPQVYEESAVLKPLHRRGRTLLEISKFPELQKDVKQPIRIYLNYDAVGHSSERDCQNVGDIVKLGEPPAASFSGKPSCNPHQDPPIFADCWYNCTVDDIAGEDKRRRLHKALGQTADWFRRALAVEPVKGNLRLSGYSACGQDGGVQLPREYVEEGVADADLVLLVTTRPTTGNTLAWAVACERDQWGRAIAGHVNVAPRHLTAEAETLLSATLIHEVMHVLGFDPHAFAHFRDERKRRRSQVIEQVMDEKLGRMVTRVVLPHVVMHARYHYGAFSENFTGLELEDGGGRGTSGSHWEKRLLMNEIMTGSVDTRSVVSKMTLALLEDSGWYEANYSMADRLDWGRNQGTDFVTLPCNLWKGAYHCNSTQLSGCTYNREAEGYCPIVSYSGDLPQWARYFPQANKGGQSSLADYCTYFVAYSDGSCTDANSARAPDRMLGEVRGSSSRCMASSLVRTGFVRGSMTQGNGCYQHRCINNSLEVAVDGIWKACPEAGGPVQFPGFNGELICPAYHELCSTALVPVSGQCPNLCSFNGDCTEGRCHCFLGFHGDDCSKRSCPSNCNGHGKCHLNGICQCEDGYTGIDCSTAVCDEQCSLHGGVCDNGVCEFRCSDYAGYTCQNSSLLLNGLSVCKDVLEADLSGLHCAPSEPSTLQQLEDVVVMPNYHRLFPAGARKLFSYVDNGYCDTAAKRLACWISIQKCDGDGDNRLRVCHSACTAYNLACGASLDCSDQTLFSSEEEGHGHCTGSGEMKLPWFSRLWKGFVPSRDSSFKGTDVKSRQV